Part of the Xenopus laevis strain J_2021 chromosome 2S, Xenopus_laevis_v10.1, whole genome shotgun sequence genome is shown below.
GGAccagtccgattgccatctttgagtcaaactggagaggcttcaaatcggctttttaattgcattcctctggatcaactagcagttagggaGATTAAATACAGActtaaggttaaacttgatggatgtgtttttcaatctaacttactatgatatataccgtatatactcgagtataagccgtcccgagtataagccgaggtacctaattttacctccaaaaactgggaaagcttattgactcgagtataagccgagggtgagaaatgcagcagcttctggtaagtttcaatcaaaaaattgagggtttctgctcccattggaggtgccggcatctcggtttttggatgccggcgaccattcttggacgccagcgtatattcttggagactattctggacgcctgcgactattcttggacgcctgtgactattcttggatgctggcgactattcttaggcaccggcgactattcttagacgccggcgaccgtttttgtgcttgacccgagtataagccgaggtagcgtttttcagcatattttggggggctgaaaaactcggcttatactcgagtatatacggtactgacATGTATAATTATTAAGAATTGTTTTAAAGCGTTTCACATTTTCCTTCTGTGTTACACAGTTAAaatattgcagagatgcccttatattgCCATACAAATACTAGAGATtaattcagtattattagttattactagCTCCAAAAGAGTATCTTTCCTAATAGGTTCCAAAACTATCTGAAATATAAAGTagtcagaccagtccctggatcaactttgtactaagagccCAGTAACTCTGGTTTTTACTTACTagaaagccatccaacccctatTTGCAGCTTCAGGCTGAGGGTACAACCCCCCACCCTTGAAGCTAATAAATATACTAGTAACTGAATCAGAGATCATTTCAAATCTCAACATCTTGATAATTAAAGCCACCTATAACAACTTGTTTTGTAGCCTTTTCCATTTGCAATGATATCTTGGCTTCATTCTCCTGACTTATACTGGGCAGTctgtagcatacaccaataattttctttgtaatattataCAACTTAGTTTCTTTCTGGGCCAGTTGAAAACTCTACCCAAAGGGATTCCACACTCCTTTCAGTGATGCCCCTGGTAAAATCTTTTGTGTAAGTCAATCAGCATTCTAAAgtctatatttaattttctaaTAGCTGATACACCTTGTTAACCTGCTATACCtgtttataattatgttttcatttgtatttattagggatgcaccgaatccaggattcggttcaagatttagcctttttcagcaggattcggccgaattcgtcagcccagccgaaccaaatccgaatttgcatacgtgactttttgtcacaaaacatggaaataaaaaatgttttccccttcccaccccaaatttgcatatgcagattaggattcggcgaaatcttttgcgaaggattcgggggttcagctaaatccaaaatagtggatttggtgcatccctagtatttatgtatgatatgtattgCTGTTAGTAGACAACCCCATACAAATTAAGCTGTAGCTttcaagttgtaaaaaaaaagaccagagatagaaaaaaaaaacgctcGACTTCGTATATTATTCAAAACTGTACAGCACTCTATCCATCACTTCCGCTATGTAAAGGTATTGGCAGACTACGGCCACTACAAAAAATGGCGAAATGTGCTTCATTCCCTGCATAAGCAAAATAGGTACTACAACCTCATTAAACGTTATAAACAGCAACCCTTCCGTTGTCTATCTTTTGCACATCTTGACACGCCCAAATTTGAGCGTCAACAATTGATCATATATTTGTTCTAGTCTTACGAACATTCCTGGAGCGTAGggataataaaaaattttaagcATGCGCCGAAGTGAGATGTCGCGATACTTCATTGCTTTAAAAGGCTTGTGCACGCAAGAGACGGCCTTTTCCGTTCTTCGCTGACGAGAGTGAGGGAAGATGAGGTGAGGATGTTTAATGTGGTTAGGCAATCGGTGTCCATCCGTAATATCGGCTCCTCGTTCATCATATTGGCATCGAGGGCAGTAGTAGGACTTGTCTACTCTATCTGTTTATGTCGTATTTGGAAGGTTTGCTTAACTGCGTGGCCGCGCGGATTGTAGTGGTGTCTAGGCCCAGATCTTGCTGTTGGTTAACTTCCGATAGTCATGACCAATCTGATGGCTACGCAGAAACAATGAAGAAGTAAAATAGTTATCTCAACATAATCCGAATATGACACGGTTGTTCCCACAATTCGCATTCATGATTGTTACGCAGTATCAACGTTGTCTAGCAGCACAGGGGCATTGTGTGTAATACACGGTTCGCCATGTGCGGTTATTTTCTGAGTGCGTTTAGAAACTGTACTGGGAGGTTTGTGCTGTGTTGAAATCAAAGTACATGGCTGTCGGATCAGGGATTGTTGGGGGGTTAGTAGCTGTCAGTCCAGGGTAGCTGCCATGTTGGAACTTTTCACAAGtcaatgttttaacattttagaaCATGTAGAACATCTGCCAGCCCTGAATGCTATGGGTTACGTTAAGGCAtagcatttttttcacaaattaccAGAATTAATCATGTAAGAAGCATCTGCATATTAGACAGGCGTAAAAGACTATACTTGTCATTTTATGCcactatattgtcattccaaCCTAGTGAAAGAATGGCCAATAAGTATTGCTATAGAAAACCACTAAGCTTGTTAAATATGCCTTTTATATGCTGAAATCTGCCAAAAACTCCAATATACTTCATTCATAGGGACTGATATGCAAGCACATAGAAATCTGTTCAAAACTATTGGTTTACTGCCACAAGGGAtataaattgattgtatttaaatgttttaaatatgggaCTTTCTGTGGTGATATGAAATTCCTGCAGTCCAGCTTGATGGACCTTGTTTAGGTCCCCATATACACTGTAGATGTGTGATGTAGATTGGTGCAAGTCACTACTGAAATCTAGTTCTAAATTGTGATGATCACTGTGGGTTTCTAACTTGGTGGCTTTGTGGGAAATGTGCATTAATGTATTGTCACTTAAAATTATGCATGCTGGATGTGTTTACTTATTTTCTAAAGGTGTTTATATGATACATTATAACTTTCTAAGCCCTAACATAGCCCTGTGATTTAGTGATGagcagtgctgtctaacttctgTGTGCAGCACACATGTGGCATACAGAAGGCAGATTACAGCAGTAGACTGGGAAACCTATCAATTTATAAGATGGTATAgattcatactgtgctacatacagtgacacaatgttgGTGCCTCTCTAGCAGTCTTAAGGTGTAATCTATGTGGGCACTTTTAGGCTGAAACGTGAtgggttttaggggtgtgaatAATGCATGAACTTACactctgaatttgaggtttacatATTGCAGGGTCCAGTTATCACAGTATTGACATATGCAGTTAGGAGTAAAGTGCTACCAAACAAGATTGCTTCAAATCTTTGTTTGTTTAAACTTTCTTACTGGGAGAAGGATCTCTGCataacaattaaaatatttgcagtgGTGTTGTAACTGGGCATATGGCTCtaacatattttaatattcaattttgcagTAGCAAAGTGTCTCGAGATACCCTTTATGAAGCAGTGAGAGAAGTGCTGCAGGGATCAAAGAAGAAGAAGCGAAAGTAAGAACATATAAATGGACTCTCTAATTTGTGTGCATGCACAGGGATACTAGTAGTTGGTATATTATACAATACATATCCATTTCTAAACTGGGTAAAACAGCAGCGCTTATGTTTTGCCTATACTTAACTATCCTTTAGTGGCATCCTCAGacatttaaagaaattaaatgcTTTTTGTATATTAACTTGTAATACAGAGGCTGTTGACTTTGTGCAAATTCAAAATAGGTTTCTCCCAGTTATCTGGTGTTCTAACTTGGCAAGCCAGGCCTTAGTGTATTGGCTCCAGCCCTTGATCAGAAAATGTGGCAATTTTTCCCCAGAGCAGGTGAAGGGACCCTCTAGGttaaagtttatttattgattCTGTAATTGTAGTTAAATGATGGCTATAAAACTGGTGGCTCTATTTTATGCACTTAAACTGGTCTATCTGTTTGCTTTCAGGTTCCTTGAAACTGTGGAACTTCAGATCAGCCTCAAAAACTATGATCCCCAAAAGGACAAGCGGTTTTCTGGCACAGTCAGGTTGGACATCCCATTTTCACCCAGCCTTTGCCTTTGCATTTTCCCTTTAGAAAAGGCATTTGTTGTGGCAAACCGCATGGGTAGTTCAGATTGCCTTCCACTGAGGTTATCTGGACGGACCTTAACCCTGGGTCTTAAAAAATGAGGGGAGGTGTGGTTTATTGGGCTACCTTAAACCTACCGACCAATGTTTAAAAAGTTCACACCAGCGTCATGTGAGGTTTGTCAATAGATTCTATCTTcctcacagaaaaaaaatattattttattattaaacttaTTTTCCTACGTTCACAGGCTGAAGTCTACTCCTCGTCCAAAATTCTCATTGTGTGTCTTGGGAGACCAGCAACATTGCGATGAAGCAAAAGCTGTTGATTTACCACATATGGATATTGAGGCACTTAAGAAGCTTAACAAGAACAAGAAACTGGTCAAGAAGCTCGGTGTGTATCTTTACTGTGCTCAGACCTAGCTAAGCAAATTACATGTATAGGAACTGTTGCTGCTACCTACTGAGAGCAATGACACACGATGATTGTCACCAGTGGTAAATGAgctacataactttttttttttgcccttttcatCTTTAATGCCTACCCAGCAgaatttatatgaactatagtaatttTAGAAACTAGTACAGTATGTTTGACATGCATTTGTTTATGAtgcacatttttttggtgttgctcCTTTATAGGAACATTTaagaatatagtttttttttttatttattcatagttCAATTACTTTATGTATTCTAATTCTAGCTAAAAAGTATGATGCCTTTCTGGCTTCTGAGTCACTCATTAAGCAAATCCCACGTATATTGGGGCCTGGACTGAATAAGGCTGGAAAGTTCCCTTCCTTGCTCACTCATAATGAAAATCTCGTGGCAAAGGTGGATGAGGTGAAGTCCACTATAAAGTTCCAAATGAAAAAAGTGAGTAGCCCAAAATCTGCTTAAtctttaacgttttttttttgtctactctTTTGCACCTACGACTAGACCAAGGGCAAACAAAGTTTCATAAGGAATGTGTTTGAATCTGAAACATAACTTTGCATAGGCAAATCAAAAGAGAATttaacttttgtaaaaaaaaaaaggtcctgcctccctcctcccccaggctaactcccctcctgggaaatgccccatactttacttactcctctgtgcagattctgccaGCGACTGGGAGACCTGCAATTTCTGTAATTCCACGCATGCGCGGTTGTTGCAAACTGCTTcatctgtgcatgcgcagaaatactgatctcccagtcagcttaccgaggacctggAAGATGTATGTGTAACTCCGCTAGCAGAATCTGTGCCGAGAGGTacgtataaagtatggggcatttccccggaggggcagttagcctggggcaGGCAGCACTACCTGGGGTGGGAGTGTCTGTTTTTTGCAAATGGGCTGAATGCACCTTTAACATAAGGAAGGGGGATGTGTGTAGCACATGGAAAATTACTTTAGCTCACATGATTAAGAAAGGCAAGGAGTTTGACATTATGGTCTCACTGCTGATCTAAGTGCTAAAGGTCTGTTGTCCAAATGCAACTTTGCTAAATATAAGCAAATAACCGCTTTTTCTGGATCACCTAAATGGGCCTCGAGTGGCTAGAGGGTAAATTTGCTGATTGCATATGGAAAATTATTGGGTCTTTAATATTTAACCATATACCTTTAAGATCCTAGATtaggaaatttctttttttattgctcctATTGTGCAAATCCAGTAAAGGAGAATTAATTTAATTTCAGCTATATTTGAAAATGGCTTCTGAATAAATTAAGTTCTACCTTGTAAATCTTATTTTACAGGTGCTTTGTCTGGCTGTAGCAGTTGGCCATGTAAAGTTGACTGAGGAGGAGCTTGTTTACAACATCCATCTGTCAATTAACTTCTTGGTTTCATTGTTGAAGAAAAACTGGCAGAATGTGCGTGCTCTCTACATCAAGAGCACAATGGGCAAGCCACAACGCCTGtactaattataataaaattCTTGTAAACAAACTGTGCTGTGCGGTTTTTCATAAGTTGTGTAAATCCTTGATCTTGAATCTGCAAATTGGGCATGTTGTAAAGCATGCCACACTTAAAGTCAGTTTGCCATGAACTTGTGCCCAATCTTAAAGAGCACCTGCTTTTTACTGAAGTTTCTTCACTTTAACACATGATGTGCCAGTCATGACTGGCTTTATAAATTGAGGCCCCTTTGGTAGCCTGACTCGGCATGGAGGGTCTCTTAAAATATCTGCTTGGACGAGGCCCTCTTGCGCTTTAAAGGACTCCTAAGTTTTTGCCAACATATCCCTAGTAAGTGTTCTTACTATGGACTAACATTTTATAAAAGCTGCACCAGCTATATTAACTTTGAGGGAAAGGACTCGACTCTGGTTGTCTCCTCGCTTTGACTGCAAGTTGTAAAATTGGGAGCTCCGAACACCACTGCTGCTCCGAGGTTACCActctttgaggttttttttattcaaattggaACTATTTTGATCTGCCCCTAAAGTTTTTATACTTACAATCCACATGGAGAGCATAATTGTCCAACACAGAAGTGGTGGTAGGCCTGCAAAACAAAGCCTCTGTGTAGCAAAGAATATAGTAGGCGTATGGCATTAAAACTGACCAAACTCAAAATTATTCTAAAGCCACTACAAAAACCAGGGCATGGTACAAAAGCGCAACAATTTATGATctaaatggccctttataatccTTGTTTACAAGGAGGGGGTGCCAGTTCCctaaatgtattataattatcCTTATGGCTCTTATTTGAAGATACAGAGGAGGTTTCAGACATGCCTGGTAATGATGTTGCTTaatgggtaagcatttcattgcacaaattccaccaacacctagggacccatttactaaccatagaattatttttttttttttcatgtgaatcACAAATGGTTTTCTTATTTcgaaaaatgtgaaatttatctaCTGAAAACCACAAGCCTTTTCATGCCAAACTTTGATAAGTAAAAATTGTTGAGGtgctgtagaaatcaatggcgcTGATCCTGTTATACCGTTTAAACCAAATCAGAATGTTAAtggcttttagattttttttttctgtacaaattGTCAGAAAAGCTAACTTTTAGTGCATTTTGTGGTATtcagacttatttttttttttgatcattcAGCACAAGATTAATGTGTATATTCAGAGAAGATACAGAATTTGAATGTCTGGGTCATTCGTTTGAACGTTATTCTAAAAGGGAGTGGAAagcagtgcagggattgacagaatggtatGGCAGAGGAgtagttgctgaggtgtataagcctagTGGCAGTCATTTTGGACCAGAGAGGTGGCAATCTGTAGCACGGAAGGCTGATTAATAGAAAGTTACAGTAGTCTGGACATATGAGAcaatgaataagaattttggtggcatcatgggtgataaatagtcatattttggatatgttctttaggtaAAAGTGAGGGGCATGGCAGAATCTGATAACTCCAAGGCACCGAGCCTGGGGAAacagggtgatagtggaattgttataTGATACACTTCTGGGATGTTATTGGTGTTGGttggggaaagagaaccatttctgtttttgagaggtttcatttaaggtagtgttgtgaCATAGAgagtagagatagcagacagagATCCAAGTTACAagctctgggttgagatcaggagagatagatctgagtatcatcggCCTAGCAATGGTATTgcaaaccatatgagttgattaataTTTGACATATTGTGACCTTCTGGCTTTCTTCTTGGTGGACGCATTCAGATTTTGTGTATCAGCTATGCAATTTTACTCTCTGCGCTAGCAATGCGCATCCCAAATGCAGCCTCAGGCGGCATTAATCACAAATGCGTCTGGTTGTAGTCTTTCTCTGGTTATGGATAGCACTTGTATTGTGCTGGTGGTATAGTGAACTGAGTTGCTGGGTGACCAATAGGGCACATGATGGAACATGTGGTGCATGAGGAATCTGAGATGATTGCATCTCTAATGATGCCATGAGTCTTTTTTTActagtatatgtatgtgtgtgtatgtatgtatgtatgtgtaacaaacaagggaaagttgtgctcaccactattttttaaaaccattaggcgggggtgcaatgagggtgtgaccacaaaatacatatagtcaactaaaataggtcctctgcactcaacccattatcaatatatttaagacagtgacattttgtgcatactgctactaaaaaatgccttaccctttaaacaacacagggattgtttgtccatatattgcaatatatttaagctggccaactacatcaaagtcatcccatatctggccagtcctacgctttgAAAAGCAGCTAcgctttgaaagcagctagtaagttgcaggtaaaacttagtccctttgtaaaatgtataattaagcaattgaattcttaatgaatcagatgaaaattaagcgtaggactggccagatatgggatgactttgacgtagttggccagcttaaatatattgcaatatatggacaaacaatccctgtgttgtttaaagggtaaggcattttttagtagcagtatgcacaaaatgtcactgtcttaaatatattgataatgggttgagtgcagaggacctattgtagttgactatatgtattttgtggtcacaccctcattgcaccccgcctaatggttttaaaaaatagtggtgagcacaactttcccttgtttgttatagttatacaggagcagtgaccagctccaggttgtagctcccacccctcccagctatagtcaggtgatcccactggtgtctaataaaagggcagccaagtttgggagttttactttgaaagcagctagtaagttgcaggcaaaacttagtccctttggaaaatgtataattaagcaattgaattcttaatgaatcagatgaaaattaagcgtaggactggccagatatgggatgactttgacgtagttggccagcttaaatatattgcaatatatggacaaacaatccctgtgttgtttaaagggtaaggcattttttagtagcagtatgcacaaaatgtcgctgtcttaaatatattgataatgggttgagtgcagaggacctattTTAGTtgactatatgtgtgtgtatatacatacatacacgtgtgtgtgtgtgtgtgtatatgtgtatatatatatatatatatgtgtgtgtgtgtgtgtgtgtgtatatgtatatatgtgtgtgtatatatatatgtatatatgtgtgtgtatatatatatgtatatatatgtgtgtgtatatatatatgtatatatgtgtgtgtgtatatatatatgtatatatgtgtgtgtgtatatatatatgtatatatgtgtgtgtgtatatatatatgtatatatgtgtgtgtgtatatgtatgtatatatatatatgtgtgtatatgtatgtatatatatatatgtgtgtgtatatgtatatatgtgtgtgtatatatgtgtgtgtatatatatatatgtatatatgtgtgtatatatgtgtgtatatatatttatatgtgtgtgtgtgtgtgtgtgtatatatatatgtatatatgtgtgtgtatatatatatatatatatatatatatatttatatgtgtatatatgtatgtgtgtgtgtgtatatatgtgtttagTTAGTTGTTTTTGTAGATTCAGTCATCTCTGGATTTGTGGTTAGTATAGTCTTTTAGCTTTTGTGCACAGTAAAGGTTTTTGAGAGCAGGGTGGTAGACACAGGCTCTTCTGTTTGGATGTTAGCGGCTCTAACTGTAagctttcatcttttattttttatgtgcttgTTGCACAAATTGAATATTTATACTGTAGTTAGGTTAGACAAGTTGCAGTGGCTCTCTGATCAAACTtatggtgcacattttttttctgcttgccaATACCCCAGTCTTTATTGTTAATACCTAAATTGCTAACTTTCTGTgcaacttcttaggacacttgcaaaTTAACTATGgattttttgccaaatatttttataaatgtggagCAAATTTTTGTCATTGCTGAAGAAGCAAAAATTGGTATTGTAACACCACACGACAGAACTCAAATCAAAGATGCCCCACTAAACAGAAAAGGGTGAGATACATTATGGGGTTAATTTGGAGTAATACCAAAAAACACAAAGAGCAGTCCTAAAATTCTGCATATAGAAAAGCATAATTAGCGCATTGGAACACCTGAAGGTATGCACTTTTAGTAACTGTATTGTTTGCGGGGGTAATTTTACTGGTGCGGGGTTAGACTAAAAAATTGCAAGAAATGTACAGAACACAGCCATGTCTATGTGCACCTATAAATATGGGGAACCCACAGATATATTAATGATGATTGACAATAATTAGCATggaaattttgggggaaaaatcaTGTTTTGGCCAGTTCTACTGAGGACTGCAGCCTCAGTTTTCCatttagaaaagcaagaatggcatttCTGAATAGCTGTAGGTGTGTGCACTTTAggatctatatactgtatataatacacaaaagcaatgaatatcttgtaaattatatccttataaacggtgagttctgatgtcatcagttataaacggtgagttctgatgtcatttctgtcacatgactcactgaaacttgtgtattataataaataaagtacccccagttgcaaaatatgaggatattagaggttacctcggagttccatgacctgtataaaaacactcggccttcggcctcgtgtttttatatggtcatgaaactcctcggtaacttataatatccttatattttataagagggggtactttattcactatatatagtttGAGGggattatttctagggatgcactggcCTTTTTGCAGCAGGGTTTGGATTTCTTCTGCCAGCTAAAGAGAATacaaatttgcctatgcaaattaggggtgggggagggaaatcgcgtgtcacaaaacaagtaacaAATGGTTTCCCCATtcccatcctaatttgcatatgcaaatttggatttggtattcagccgaatctttcgcgaaagattcggtgGTTCGTctgaatccagaatagtggattcagtgcaccctGTTATTTCAGGTATGGAATATActgactgaaaaactgcaagtagtacacagaGCACAGCCGCCAGATTTTTCAACTGTATGCATTGCCCTTGTTTTTTTGGGTGGGGTTTAAGGccatgtctttaaagggatactgtcatgggaaaactttttttttttcaaaatgaatcagttaatagtgctgctccagcaga
Proteins encoded:
- the rpl10a.S gene encoding 60S ribosomal protein L10a (The RefSeq protein aligns at 99% coverage compared to this genomic sequence); translation: MSSKVSRDTLYEAVREVLQGSKKKKRKFLETVELQISLKNYDPQKDKRFSGTVRLKSTPRPKFSLCVLGDQQHCDEAKAVDLPHMDIEALKKLNKNKKLVKKLAKKYDAFLASESLIKQIPRILGPGLNKAGKFPSLLTHNENLVAKVDEVKSTIKFQMKKVLCLAVAVGHVKLTEEELVYNIHLSINFLVSLLKKNWQNVRALYIKSTMGKPQRLY